Sequence from the Plasmodium relictum strain SGS1 genome assembly, chromosome: 6 genome:
aaaatgtgTGCGATGgcttgataaaaaaaaaaaaaagattaaaaataaagagaaaaaattaaacaacaaaaaaaaaaaaaaagaataggaataggaaaaaaataaaaaataaaaggtaAACTAAAGTTtcaaattttcaaaaaataaaaaagacaaaaaaaatttatttttcatgtAGTTTAAACAAGATTAATGCCTATTTTactcttttaatatattttcccGCTTATGCATAACCTATTGGTTGTCCTTTTTATATCTGTCCCTCATTAATGTAGTGACGTGATCTTTAGTTGGTGTTAAATTATGATTGAAAACGTAATCAATGTATATTTCAACATATCTATctcttaaaaattttctgTTTAATGTTTTACAAGCATTCCTTGCTTCTTCTTCATCATCAAAATAGACATACGCATGACCTGTTGGCTTGTTTTTGACTCCCTTAATTATATGAATAGGGTAATTTTTCTTTGAcaattgaaaatttttaaagaaattttttatttcttcttctgATGCATTAAATGGCAACCCTCTCAGTTTTAACCTTGGtagattaattttttcttctgtATGATATTCGGTAAAACTTCGaactattttaaaaaatttgtcattatttataaaagaaataagtgtattttttttaaaatctttTTTAGGGATAACTTTTTCTACTTTCAACATatgaaaaaacatttttatttcttttattattactttttaaatgaagttgtgaatatattttaatcgatgtataaaaaaaaaagaaaaaaaaaaacctatTGATGCTATATGTCACACCTTTGTAAATAGAATTTGTAattcaacttttttttttacagtTTTGAACTTAATGCAAATAATAAgatatttcttctttttccatttattttttacttttttttttttttaatgaaccATGCATATACAATGTAAATTGTGcgttaatgaaaattattcttattcagatgttttgaaaaaatatcgacattacatttaaaaaaaaaataaagtgaaAGAGATAttaagtaaaatatataaaaacaaaaagaaatagaataaaaaaaaaaaaaaataaaataaataaataaataaataaaaaagaaaaaaaataaataaaatttaaaaatttaaaacttTCAAAGGAAGcgaatataattattataactacatttatgtattaataagtattttttaatttatatatagtttaaatatttttttgtaaaaaagtaaaactcccttttttttttttttaaaaaacagataaatacatataaatcAATAtgatagaaaataaaagctataatcatttaaaaaaattagaagaagagaaaaaaaatttgaaaggaaataatttaaatttattattaggAGATCTAAAAATGATGACAGCTTATGAAATGTCTTCAGAATGGAAAGATACAAATATGATGAATGaatgttttaataatttttcatggTTCGATTCAAgaattcttaaaaatatacaaaattatCTAAATGCTGATGAAGTAGAAAGATCAAAAATTGATTATGCCTATAATACTTTATTCCCAAAGCCAATTGATATAAAAGatacaaaattaaatatgaTGTCATTATGGATAAAGTCAAGAATACATTataataatactttttatCCATTACAGTTGTCTCCATATGATAATTAAAACgtatcattttttcttttttcttttttatatttatacttttttttataaaaaacttttttaatatttattttacatctttttttgttaatgttgtaaaaaattttgttataattattatagtaaaagaaaatatagtaATTGTATGAAGAAAAGCATAAAAGAAATACCAAAAATGGAAAGAAAGAGCTGAAATGAAAATTagttaatttaaaaagaaaaaatatataaagatattttGTAGATAAAGgttaatatatttctaaattgaaaaaaatataaataaaagaggTTAATTAAAATGAATTAGTTACTAAATtgatattatattaattcgATTAAAATGTTAGCAAAAAGctgtataataaaaaactaTATTACAACTACGAAATGTGGAATTTTCCAAATTACagccttttttttttttatgttaccattttataatttttgcaaaataataaaaaataaaataaaataataatttaaaaagaacaGATACTTaattatgttatttttttaaatttttgcaTATtctacatttatatataaaaataaaatttaagttataatgctatcaattttttcttttaattcatcaatattgttataaaatttatctaAAACAAAAAGAGGAATATTAagtactttttttatataagagTTTGTTGCGAATTTGTTGTCATCTAACTCTTctttatctaaaaaaaaaaaaattataagaaaaaatagatatacaagtgtatatatacaaaatttcATATAAAGATATAGTTTATCATATAAAATGTACAGTATATATTCTGTTAGTTTTTTTTagcaacaaaaaaaaaaaaaaaataatttaaaatgttacaaaaatataattattactgTGTTGTATTTGATCACTTATAGAAAATGTTTCTATTGGTGATATAAATGAACAATGGTTAGTAAAAGTTAAATCAAGaggaaaagaagaaaataaaaaaatatattccaatatattataaatggagaatatattttcaaacatatattttattatatatttagcTTCACGATATTGAAAAACTATAATATCTCTGTTTACACATTTTATTGAATCTGTGTCTACCATgagtaaatttttattttctatttctatATTGTTTCTTTTGTTCTTAGTAGAACTTTCTTTTGAATTATTCATGTCTTCTATTTCATTTTGTAAGCCATTGACATCCTCagcattttcattttttaaagcttgtttatctattttattatttaattcttcgtcattttttatttttttatcatttacatttttatgaTCACCTATActatcatatattttttcctgTGTTGTATTTAAgttattgaaaatatatgGGCTTTCATCTAACGTATTATCTTTTACTAGTTTTTCTTCGGATGGCGCATactgaatatttttatctaataaatttataaaataatttatagtttttttttttttattttttttttcttttaagttTTCCATAATTTTATACATCGtcataattattattgaTATAAATAGATTTAATTTGTATAtgtttaatttaattttatatgagTACACAATAGcttgaattattatttctattaataatctatatttattagtgtatttaatattttgttcatttttatatagacACTTGAATATTTCTTCACAAATGAATTCATATTCATCATTCACATATTTATCATTAAAgatattttcatattcatttttgttttcttcaTTGTTTAATTCATTACAATTTAAATTAGATGATTTCCTTctatttgtttttgttttttcttcttttttagtacttctttcttcattaaatataattttttcactttttatattttcatctattttctctttttccaTTGTCTTCTttgttattaaataattgttagagttgaaaaaaaattcatttgaAGCATTGTAAGTTAAAAATTTGTGAAATTCTCCTTTTGTTccttttacatttttaaaaagattttttattctttctaaattttcaatagaaaaaaaaatttttatatcttcatGGTAATAATTTTGCATAGttatttcataaataaaacatttattaaatatagacAATGTTTCTAGtaattgaataatataaaaatgtatttttctaattttccttattcatttatttattaatttttttttttttaaaccagtatcttataaaaaattttatttatcatcaaaaaatttatttatcttcACACGATGaaaacactttttttttaaaataagtgcattaaaaaaaaaaaaaaaaatggatttTTAATATGCAAATAAGATTACAgttagaaaaaatatgatttttattgttaattCTCTTTACTagattttaaagaaaaaagaaatgaacaattaaaaatacgTAAGGAACTAATCTATGTTATGAAaattgtataaataaaaatgtgaagtttattaaaaaataacaaaaaatacaacattttatttttttttttgaataaaatgATGTTTGTcgtttattatttttttttcttttaaatggttaaaatattaattatattgtaataacaatgaaaaaaaattattaaagctattaaatatatatatatatgaaaatttaattatttacatatatatttatgtaattatttaaataagtatctatttattttttttttttgaaaagaataaatatttaaatagttttcttgtttttcttttattaattatgtgttaaaaaaaaaaaaaatgaaaataaaatattataaaattccTTTTTGGAGTATtcaaaaaaagagaatttcttttttaaaagaatatgattttaaatttaagaaatacgaatataaaagaaatgaaagatatatatactgtttaaGTAAGAAgagtttcttttttttaaataatgaccTATTAAAAAGtgtagataaaaaaaatgataccAAGATAaatctatttaaaaaagagtataaaatttatatagcATATTATATTGTATTCATATCTCTGTGTTCTGTTTTTTCATTCtgtataattaaattattatttatgatTTTTCAAGAACCATTACCTGTGAAATTAGTAAAAGAGCAagttttaaaagataaaaaattagttaACGAATATGAAGaagttattttttcaaaattttggACAggttatttaaatgaaattgaTGCTAGAATAatgatgaatataaaaagcaaaaaacataataaaaaaggaaaaattattagtaatttaagtaaaataaatgataaatgGATTATTAAAACATTGACATATtatgaagtaaaaaaaaatgataatttaaaaacagatgatttaaaaagtttacaaaataaacaaaatagtTCTTGCCCAATTAGCAATGATATGATTTgcatgaaaatgaaaaaataaaaaaataatatttttaatggttcattttttaaaaaaaaataaaaatatatataataaaagcatatttattttaataaaaaaattttaaaaaataaaaaacaaaatatttgatataattattatattttgtctagtatatttttttctaaatattttattttgtcctataagaaaaaaaaaaaaaaaaagtaaatatattaaattgcatatttttaaaaaatttcaacattaaatataatttatataatatttattttcatttttaaaatttaacttcttTTGATTTGTTTTTCCATTCCATATATTCAATAGTAGCaatctatttaaaaaaaaaaaaaaaaaaagaatttatttatatattctaaCTTAAAATGCaagaatgaaaatatatatagaaaaaattattaaaaaaatgtttatgtaattatgaattaattaattttttattttttactttccAATTCAGTTTATTtaagataaaatatttcaattttGTTTTCGCGTTTAATGTATTGTTAAAAGTATAATAATGTGTGAATCCATTTACTTCAATGCAaatctatataaaaaataaatttttagttataaaaaatataatcatatatatatattatatacattttttactttttttttttttaaagcaaAGTCTAATATATATGGGCCAATTGGATATTCCTTTTGTACATTTATTCCAATTTCTTTGAAAAGTTTTTCAATTTGTTGTTGCATCTTTGAAATAGTTAcagtatttttaatattctttttttcaattatgTTTATACCcttttcatattttctttCTACATCTCTTAAATAGTATAATACTATATGTATCTGAAATTATTTGtacataaaattttcatatatatatgaaaagtatatttaatacatatatataagtacATTTAGTTTTATTGTTCggttataaaatttttattttattttattttttttttacttgctttaattcttcattttttaacttatgcaaattatttaacaataatgttattatatcatttaatataatatttaacaaATCATCTGTTATACAATTATTGACTAGTCTTAATACAATAGAATAAGAAATATtgcataaatatttaatttcaaaatgttcataatttttatatatatatttttttaataaatagtgataaaattcataatttaaatttaaagtaGATATACTTAATAATATGGTTGTTAAAACTCCCTTGtccttatttaaaaaaaaaaaaaaaaaacagtaaTAATGATAGAAACAAtttataaagtaaaaattatataaacatatctttatttagttttaaattaaaatcaatttaatgaatagaaaaaatactgttttattatatatttacacaTCTTTGGCaagtaatgaaaaaataataagcaatgagaattttaattattatttatctatatataaatacataatacaaaatttttctaatcacttaaaatttttcaaaagtTTTTAGTTCTTACTTCATTTATAATTGGTAAAAAATActctttaattattttacatatgCTGTTAATTGTTATGAAATcgttataattatatttattatatataaacaaaatcattgaaaaatcaaataaagaaaatttactTATAGAATCTTTTATGTAATGTTCAGTAAAAAATGTCAAAACATTAATATCTAATGAAGATAGTTTATGTAAATCAATTAATATTTGTGTTAATATTCTAGTATTCATTACTggttttttattcataataatttttacaaaCCTATTGTATAAAGAATATTtcgtaaaatttaatttgcAGAAACTatgtataattaaatatatttcatctatattataatcatttatatatttttttaataaattacttatattattcaaaatattcttttcttttaaattaatcatttgtatattttttattaaatatattaatttctcTTTATCTAATTCTTCttcaatattaaaaaaattgttcgGTATATATCTGTCATTTTTAGGTAAATTAATCAAATTATGATTATAACAAGCTAAacattttgaaaaaaatgaattataactttttttaattaaaccatttataattttaataatcattttttgaaaattttatcatttattttttatgtaaattaaaaacaaaaaaattacacaaatataaaaagtatactttaaaattttcacatttttgtttattttttcttttaaaaaatagaaatatatatatatatattttaattaattatatttgtatttttattttttttttttttttttgttataaactttcatatttttaatgcattttatttttttaaatgtttttgaattatatacatcattttattttattttattttttttaagatataaAATATCATATAAAACAGTGAATATAATTCAtaagaaataatgaaaataagaaaaaacaaaaaaataggaaaaaTTTACTACACATAATATATacgtatatataatattccattatgataaaaaataatttaaataatattttaaggaTTACTAAGAAAAAGgatttacaaatatatatatggacAAAAAGAAAAGTTAGTACACAACtagaaaatgataaagaaaatattattcaatCATTactagaaaaatataaaaatcttAGAAAGgatgataaattaaaattaataaataaccATTTAGtgaatattaaagaaaaagacataaatgaaatatatgatTTCTGTTATaagaaagaagaagaaaaagaaatacaaGATGAGTatgaaaacaaaaagaaGCTAAAAATATTGAAGTTAAGAAAACCAGCTTACTTGCAACAAAGaagaatgaaaaagaaagtaAATAATAGTCTAACAATAGATAATGAATATGAAGAAAACCTTTATATACACAAAGAGAAAGAATTAGAAGATATAGAAAGATATACCCTTATTGaagatttatataaatcGTATATATATAGCAAATCATTTACATTATTAAATCATCAGTATATGACTAAACATAAAATAACAAATGattttgtatatttaatGATAAATACAATAAGGCAAagtattttagaaaaaataaaaccaACATTAATAAATGAGTTTGCTGTTCATAAAAACCCTTATAtgctttttaaaaatgctttatttaattttatacttCATATGTATGTAAAAAATCCATATGAAGAAACATTGATTGaagattatataaataaaaaggttaatttaaatattttaaaaataaatagtgCCAACGTTCCCGTTGAAGTATATGAACCCTTAGTTTCATTCAGAGGAGATATTCATTACAATTATGatctaaaagaaaaatttaatgataGTATAGACACATCAttgaatattataaattttcttacaagtgaaaaggaaaaacaaaaaaatgataGAGATTCAATTAatcaaaaaatgaataagagaaatgatttaaaaaaaaaaaaaacgacAAAGATGggaaatgaagaaaaagaaaccGATGCTGAAAGGCTTGATGGAATGAGTAATGAAAAACGGgatattataaatgaaatattaaaaattttaccagaaaataaaaaatatcacTTTGATAATTATCCTTTTGAGAATTTAAAGTCATTTAAAACAAATATgagaaagaaatatattggaggtataaagaataataaacCTTTAAATATAGAAGATGAGGAATTAAGTCATATGCGATATCCTAATTTACAATGTGTATCACATTCTTTACCAAAAGATATTAAATATAGAGATAACGTTATTCATGCTATTAAAGTATTAGAAAGATCCAAACATTGGGATCACAAAAGCAAAATAAAAGCAATAAATACATTAATTGAAGTATGGAATAATATGCATTCCAGTGACCActatgaaaatttatttgataaatCCTTGCCTGTTATATATTCAAAAGATATgctaaaaaaaacaaaaactaGAAAAGAAACTTATAACAAAGgattaaattatatacaaTCATTAACTACGCAGAAACCATTAAATATgcgtttaaaaaaaaattgatagtaacttttttttttcaattagcTGCTAAAAAACatcttgattttttttttttatattagtttattcaaaaattttaatattttttttaagaatatttatttataaacaaatcttaattttttaatttttaaaaatttcttaattttattatattttcatttaaatatatataattatttataatttttagaaaaagaattactatagtgaaaaaaaaaaatttatttgtattCAAATAtagttattaaaaaagatgtttctatttttttatatataaataaatcataaattttatatttttatttctcctTTTTTGCATGTTTCTATGTTTCTAAGATTtgttttgaaatattttatgttaaatatctttattaatatcttttttttataattttattttctcaaaatatcttttgtttatatattacgttatttataaatttacctgtaatgttttttttaccatatttttttaataataatttttagtattcttatatttttatttttattttttttttgtttttgtttttgtatATTATCTTTTGAGAATGAgtattctttaaaatttaagaTAAGTAAAACTTATCttacattaaaatttttattttttaattaataaataaaagataattttaaattaaatttatatttttttttctttttttttgggtATATAACATCTCTATAAAGTACAAAAAGTCAAGgtgcattaaaaaaaaaatatatatatacatatatatatatatatatagtaaattcattttacttattttaaaaagatatcATATTTCATGACTGTtgaatgaatatatataaaataccttttaataagaaaaaaaaaaaaaaaaaatcttaataacaaatacatttaaaaaattgagtacaatgaaaaaaataatggtGCTCATACTAGGATATCGGTTTTTAAAAAtagcaaaagaaaaaaaaaaatgctcaTGCTAGTATATcggtttttaaaaaaaaaaaaaaatataaaaaaaaattttaaataaacatgcctttttataaaaaaaaattttattgattAAAAGTATAAGGAAAAATATCAGGATTATtagtatattttaaatttaaaaaaaattagtaatttttcttaaattttcactaaaaatatacataatatagatatgcattatatatattaagtgtataaatttatattattttaatatatataggatataaatatatttttttattgaattagAATAAtagaatttaataatttttttgaataataattttttttaggtttataaatagttttttattattgtataCTAACccaattattattttatttattttttttttaataagcaAATTTATAtaggaaaaataataaaatttttaaatttcgttttaaaaattttaaagtttgagaaaaatattattttaaagcaatttttttattttttagattttaatttatttgatacaataatatatgtatataaatatataaacttatatatttatatataaatatattactttttttttttttttttttttttatggatAACTCTATATTGTTTAGATGAATATACAATGAGtttacaaaataatattatagtttttttttatttttttgttttttttatatatttaaatattgattacgtagaattaaaaataaataatataggCCCTGATGATAATTTAAGAATTTTTGGTCCAGATATATTGGGTTCAGTTATAAATGCAGAACATAATAGTTCGTCTAGTAATAATGAACAAGGAGGAGGCGAATCAGGAGATGCTAACTTAAGAAGCAGTTCAAGGAAAGAATCATTAAATATAACAGGTAGTGATTCATTAAGTGGTAGACTCGGTGAAAATGGCATAAATATAGtgtatatagaaaataatagaagAGATGAACAAGAAagtgaagaaaataaagtaaataatGAAGAGAAATTAAATAAGGAAACA
This genomic interval carries:
- a CDS encoding RNA-binding protein, putative, which encodes MFFHMLKVEKVIPKKDFKKNTLISFINNDKFFKIVRSFTEYHTEEKINLPRLKLRGLPFNASEEEIKNFFKNFQLSKKNYPIHIIKGVKNKPTGHAYVYFDDEEEARNACKTLNRKFLRDRYVEIYIDYVFNHNLTPTKDHVTTLMRDRYKKDNQ
- a CDS encoding RAP protein, putative, with the protein product MIIKIINGLIKKSYNSFFSKCLACYNHNLINLPKNDRYIPNNFFNIEEELDKEKLIYLIKNIQMINLKEKNILNNISNLLKKYINDYNIDEIYLIIHSFCKLNFTKYSLYNRFVKIIMNKKPVMNTRILTQILIDLHKLSSLDINVLTFFTEHYIKDSISKFSLFDFSMILFIYNKYNYNDFITINSICKIIKEYFLPIINEDKGVLTTILLSISTLNLNYEFYHYLLKKYIYKNYEHFEIKYLCNISYSIVLRLVNNCITDDLLNIILNDIITLLLNNLHKLKNEELKQIHIVLYYLRDVERKYEKGINIIEKKNIKNTVTISKMQQQIEKLFKEIGINVQKEYPIGPYILDFALKKKKICIEVNGFTHYYTFNNTLNAKTKLKYFILNKLNWKIATIEYMEWKNKSKEDKIKYLEKNILDKI